One part of the Corynebacterium sp. CNCTC7651 genome encodes these proteins:
- a CDS encoding pseudouridine synthase produces MTPPARRDGTPEREKDETFYISYAKPAKKQHVEPHPLADNWWDDDDVKERKQHTDGVRLQKVLAQAGVASRRHAEVMIDQGRVTVNGKKVTTQGTRVNPDVDVIRVDGTRINVNEEMQYFAFNKPRGVHTTMNDEMDRMSVGSYLSERTASGQRLFHVGRLDADTEGLLLLTNDGELANRLTHPKYGVSKTYLATVLGEAKNDLIKQLKDGIELDDGMAKADYAQIVDVHNGQSLVRVELHEGRKHIVRRMLKAAGYPVQRLVRTKVHTVQLGDMKPGSMRALNSSELASLYKAVEM; encoded by the coding sequence ATGACTCCACCCGCTCGCCGCGACGGCACACCGGAAAGAGAGAAGGACGAGACGTTCTACATCTCCTACGCGAAGCCGGCGAAGAAGCAACACGTTGAACCCCACCCGCTTGCGGATAACTGGTGGGATGACGATGACGTGAAAGAACGCAAGCAGCACACCGACGGCGTGCGCCTGCAGAAGGTGCTCGCCCAAGCTGGTGTGGCTTCCCGCCGCCACGCAGAGGTGATGATTGATCAGGGGCGCGTCACCGTCAACGGCAAGAAAGTGACCACGCAGGGCACCCGCGTCAACCCGGATGTGGACGTGATCCGCGTGGACGGCACCCGCATCAATGTGAACGAGGAGATGCAGTACTTCGCGTTTAACAAGCCCCGCGGCGTGCACACCACGATGAACGATGAGATGGACCGCATGTCTGTCGGCTCCTACCTCTCGGAGCGCACCGCGTCCGGCCAGCGCCTCTTCCACGTGGGCCGCTTAGATGCGGACACGGAGGGGCTGCTGCTGCTAACCAACGATGGTGAGCTGGCCAACCGGCTGACGCACCCGAAGTACGGCGTGTCCAAGACCTACCTGGCCACCGTGCTGGGCGAGGCGAAGAATGACCTGATCAAGCAGCTGAAAGACGGCATCGAGCTGGATGACGGCATGGCGAAGGCCGATTACGCCCAGATTGTGGACGTGCACAACGGCCAGTCCCTGGTGCGTGTGGAGCTGCACGAGGGCCGCAAGCACATTGTGCGCCGCATGCTCAAGGCGGCCGGCTACCCGGTGCAGCGCCTGGTGCGCACCAAGGTGCACACCGTGCAGCTGGGCGACATGAAGCCGGGCTCCATGCGCGCCCTGAACTCCAGCGAGCTGGCCTCCTTGTACAAGGCGGTGGAGATGTAA
- the cmk gene encoding (d)CMP kinase yields the protein MADHADLATMTNMPDGGLILAVDGPSGTGKSTTCRALAKRLDAKYIDTGAMYRVATLAVLRAGVDPEDTAAVIQATAALPLTVSDDPDSTEVLLGGEDVSGEIRGAEVTRNVSAVSAIPEVRENLVALQRALAREAHRAIVEGRDIGTVVLSDAPAKAYMTASADVRAKRRYDQDVAAGREADYATVLADVQRRDELDSSRATSPLKPADDAEIIDTSEMTREAVLDALIQVIERSAR from the coding sequence ATGGCGGATCACGCAGACCTTGCAACCATGACGAATATGCCGGACGGCGGCCTGATCCTGGCCGTCGACGGGCCGAGCGGCACCGGCAAATCCACCACCTGCCGCGCGCTGGCGAAGCGCCTGGATGCCAAGTACATCGACACCGGTGCGATGTACCGCGTGGCCACTCTGGCGGTGCTGCGCGCGGGAGTGGACCCGGAGGACACCGCCGCGGTGATTCAGGCGACTGCCGCGCTGCCGCTGACCGTTTCTGATGATCCGGATTCCACCGAGGTACTCTTGGGTGGGGAGGATGTCTCCGGCGAGATCCGCGGGGCCGAGGTCACGCGCAACGTCTCCGCCGTCTCCGCCATCCCGGAGGTGCGGGAAAACCTCGTTGCGCTGCAGCGCGCGCTTGCGCGGGAAGCGCACCGTGCGATTGTAGAAGGGCGCGATATTGGCACCGTCGTCCTCTCGGATGCGCCGGCCAAGGCGTACATGACTGCGTCCGCGGACGTGCGGGCGAAGCGCCGCTACGACCAGGACGTGGCGGCCGGGCGCGAGGCAGACTACGCCACCGTGCTGGCGGACGTGCAGCGCCGCGATGAGCTGGACTCTTCCCGCGCGACGAGTCCACTCAAGCCGGCGGACGACGCCGAAATCATTGACACTTCCGAGATGACGCGTGAGGCCGTGCTTGACGCACTCATCCAGGTGATTGAAAGGAGCGCGCGATGA
- the der gene encoding ribosome biogenesis GTPase Der, giving the protein MSTTPRDDDRFDPSELPETEFFQPGIDASGYDEVEVQYIGADDVEYYEIGDEDFDTDFDEDDFGEADYGDGEFEGDFDDDEFDENTDWEELERVYGITRPNVVEEALPTVSIVGRPNVGKSTLVNRFIGRREAVVEDHPGVTRDRVSYLADWGGRRFWVQDTGGWDPDAKGIHAAIARQSEAAMETSDVIVMVVDSHTGITETDAVMARNLQRADVPVILVANKFESDSQWGDVASFYGLGLGDPWPVSALHGRGGADVLDEILRLFPEVPRAANSITEGPRRVALVGRPNVGKSSMLNKLSKSDRSVVDNVAGTTVDPVDELIQLDDQLWKFIDTAGLRKKVKNAQGHEYYASLRTRGTIDAAEVCVVVIDASQEISEQDQRVISMVLDAGKAMVILFNKWDLMDEDRRYYFDREFEQNIGHLGWVTKINVSAETGRGLHRLEPAMQQALESWDKRVSTGQLNNWLRDAVAANPPPMKNNRLPKILFATMVTTRPPTIVLFTTGFLDAAYRRYLERKFREQFGYPGSPIRIAVRVRERNPRRK; this is encoded by the coding sequence ATGAGCACAACCCCGCGTGACGACGATCGCTTTGACCCCTCCGAACTTCCCGAGACCGAATTTTTCCAACCGGGCATCGACGCCTCCGGGTACGACGAGGTTGAGGTGCAGTACATCGGTGCGGACGATGTGGAGTACTACGAAATCGGCGACGAGGATTTCGACACCGATTTCGACGAGGACGATTTCGGCGAAGCCGACTACGGCGACGGCGAGTTCGAGGGCGACTTCGACGACGATGAATTCGACGAGAACACCGACTGGGAGGAACTCGAGCGCGTCTACGGCATCACCCGCCCCAACGTGGTCGAGGAGGCGCTGCCGACGGTGTCCATCGTCGGCCGCCCGAACGTGGGTAAGTCCACCCTGGTAAACCGTTTCATAGGCCGCCGCGAAGCTGTGGTGGAGGACCACCCCGGCGTGACACGCGACCGCGTGAGCTACCTGGCCGACTGGGGCGGGCGCCGCTTCTGGGTGCAAGACACCGGCGGCTGGGACCCGGACGCGAAGGGCATCCACGCGGCAATCGCCCGCCAGTCTGAGGCCGCGATGGAAACCTCCGACGTGATTGTGATGGTGGTGGATTCCCACACCGGCATCACCGAGACGGACGCGGTGATGGCCCGCAACCTGCAGCGCGCTGACGTGCCGGTGATCCTGGTGGCCAACAAGTTCGAATCCGACTCCCAGTGGGGCGATGTCGCTTCCTTCTACGGACTCGGGTTGGGCGACCCGTGGCCGGTTTCGGCCCTGCACGGCCGCGGCGGCGCGGACGTGTTGGATGAGATTCTGCGCCTCTTCCCGGAAGTCCCGCGCGCCGCGAACTCCATCACCGAGGGACCGCGCCGCGTGGCGCTGGTGGGGCGGCCGAACGTGGGCAAGTCCAGCATGCTGAACAAGCTGTCCAAGTCGGACCGTTCCGTGGTGGATAACGTCGCCGGAACCACCGTAGACCCGGTGGATGAGTTGATCCAGCTCGATGATCAGCTGTGGAAGTTCATCGACACCGCCGGTCTGCGCAAGAAGGTGAAGAACGCGCAGGGGCACGAGTACTATGCGTCGCTTCGCACCCGCGGCACCATCGACGCCGCTGAGGTGTGCGTGGTGGTCATCGATGCCTCCCAGGAGATTTCGGAGCAGGACCAGCGCGTGATATCCATGGTGCTGGACGCCGGTAAAGCAATGGTGATCCTGTTCAACAAGTGGGACTTGATGGATGAGGACCGGCGCTACTACTTCGACCGCGAGTTTGAGCAGAACATCGGCCACCTGGGCTGGGTGACCAAGATCAACGTGTCCGCGGAAACCGGCCGCGGCCTGCACCGCCTGGAGCCGGCCATGCAGCAGGCGTTGGAGAGCTGGGACAAGCGCGTCTCTACCGGCCAGCTGAACAACTGGCTGCGCGATGCGGTTGCTGCGAACCCGCCGCCGATGAAGAACAACCGCCTGCCGAAGATCCTCTTCGCCACCATGGTGACTACCCGCCCGCCAACAATCGTGCTGTTCACGACAGGGTTCCTCGACGCGGCATACCGCCGGTACCTGGAGCGCAAGTTCCGCGAGCAGTTCGGCTACCCCGGCTCGCCCATCCGCATCGCAGTCCGCGTGCGCGAGCGCAACCCGAGGAGGAAGTAG
- a CDS encoding PHB depolymerase family esterase, protein MDPACRVHVPASLEGTPGPHPVLIALHGKGDNGIDFLDGTGLTQANAIVAAPTGRALAWAPAPYASTTLEEDAARIDAIVNNLVAEHGADPERVYLAGFSNGGGLAVALSTVRDRFAGIATCSAAVRETPDEIASAEPVDYLNIHGTYDDVVPYAGDLRSPYSGAEPDVIQAAPAVVEAFKRRNGDAARTEHRRVEGMGHEWPTGQWAAHRGIDVTREILDFFGL, encoded by the coding sequence ATGGATCCCGCCTGCCGCGTGCACGTCCCCGCCTCCTTGGAGGGCACGCCTGGCCCGCACCCTGTGCTGATTGCCCTGCACGGCAAGGGCGATAACGGCATTGACTTTCTCGACGGCACAGGGCTGACGCAAGCCAACGCCATCGTGGCTGCGCCGACCGGGCGCGCGCTCGCCTGGGCACCGGCACCCTATGCCAGTACCACCCTGGAGGAGGACGCCGCGCGTATCGACGCCATCGTTAACAACCTTGTGGCCGAGCACGGCGCGGACCCGGAGCGCGTCTATTTGGCTGGCTTCTCCAACGGGGGCGGCTTGGCGGTGGCGCTCTCCACGGTGCGCGACCGCTTCGCCGGCATAGCCACCTGCTCCGCAGCGGTGCGCGAGACCCCGGACGAGATCGCGTCGGCCGAGCCCGTGGACTACCTGAACATCCACGGCACGTATGACGATGTCGTGCCGTACGCGGGGGATCTGCGCTCCCCGTACTCAGGCGCGGAGCCGGATGTGATCCAAGCGGCGCCCGCCGTCGTCGAGGCGTTCAAGCGCCGCAACGGCGATGCCGCCCGCACGGAGCACCGCCGCGTCGAGGGCATGGGTCACGAGTGGCCGACAGGCCAGTGGGCCGCCCACCGCGGCATCGATGTCACCCGCGAGATCCTGGACTTCTTCGGGCTCTAG
- a CDS encoding class I SAM-dependent methyltransferase: MIGPSRRQGPGFRDDAARTHTAGAFQKGASLYDATRPTYPPEVAALIDGAASVLDVGAGTGKLTEILVKEGRRTVALDPSADMCRVLRAQLPGVPALRGTAEALPVADASFEAITCAQTWHWVDVEAASREADRVVRLGGALMLCWNTLDVSHPWVLRLSRISHSGDVHREGFYPDVGKQWVLERELRTKWIQPATTDDLFALARTRSYWLRANEATRAKVEANLSWYLFERLGFAEGQLLPLPYRTDAFLYRRA, from the coding sequence ATGATCGGCCCCAGCCGCAGGCAGGGCCCGGGCTTCCGGGACGACGCCGCCCGCACCCACACCGCCGGGGCATTCCAGAAGGGGGCTTCGCTTTACGACGCCACCCGTCCCACCTATCCGCCAGAAGTCGCCGCATTGATTGACGGTGCCGCGTCGGTGCTCGACGTGGGCGCAGGCACCGGCAAACTTACGGAGATACTGGTCAAGGAGGGTCGCCGCACAGTCGCGCTCGACCCATCCGCAGACATGTGCCGTGTCCTGCGGGCGCAACTCCCGGGCGTTCCCGCACTGCGCGGAACCGCGGAAGCACTCCCAGTGGCAGACGCGTCCTTCGAGGCCATCACCTGCGCGCAGACCTGGCACTGGGTGGACGTGGAGGCAGCCAGCCGCGAGGCGGACCGCGTGGTCCGCCTCGGCGGGGCACTCATGCTGTGCTGGAACACCCTCGACGTGTCGCACCCGTGGGTGCTCCGGCTTTCACGCATCAGCCACTCGGGTGATGTGCATCGGGAGGGGTTTTATCCGGACGTCGGCAAGCAATGGGTGCTCGAGCGCGAACTGCGAACCAAGTGGATCCAGCCGGCGACCACGGATGACCTGTTTGCGCTGGCTCGCACGCGGTCCTACTGGCTGCGAGCAAACGAGGCGACGCGCGCCAAGGTGGAAGCGAACCTCTCCTGGTACCTGTTTGAGCGGCTGGGGTTTGCGGAGGGGCAGCTGCTCCCGTTGCCCTACCGCACAGACGCGTTCCTGTACCGCCGGGCGTAG
- a CDS encoding DUF418 domain-containing protein encodes MTAPSSPQTPTRTVAKVRYIAPDVARGMALLGIALANTPTNWLVHADAPAAQFFGGAPEDMGLLTKILIVFQAMFVHVRGLPMFSTLLGVGIGMVTASLLRRGYSTKAARRALLRRYGFLLLFGLIHLLFFPGDILTGYGICGMITALLIGLSDRAILWIAGVVLFLWSGWTALGGTVLLTMGPTAFRFDYSLMLPANPETYAGQLEHSLNTLRSQPFLVPSILPMVLLGFVWGRSDLMGNVDKHARKLWVWVWVAVAVILLVGLPWGLAAVGVLPRELEIGLFLYNQAFGRLAGPGILAAVILALRPVQRRLAAAPGTPLPGWLAAFNALGKRSLSGYLGQTVLFFILTPLFMLGVGHSWGIGGQMLFATAVWLVTLFAAWAMERRGVPGPFEAVHRRLAYGKAGVPERFQPRELERA; translated from the coding sequence GTGACGGCACCGAGTTCCCCGCAAACCCCCACCCGCACGGTGGCGAAGGTCCGCTACATCGCGCCCGACGTGGCGCGCGGCATGGCGCTGCTGGGCATCGCGCTGGCCAACACGCCGACGAACTGGCTGGTACACGCGGACGCGCCGGCCGCCCAGTTCTTCGGCGGCGCGCCTGAGGACATGGGTCTGCTGACCAAGATCCTGATCGTGTTTCAAGCGATGTTCGTGCACGTGCGCGGCCTGCCGATGTTTTCCACGCTGCTTGGCGTGGGCATCGGCATGGTCACCGCGAGCCTGCTGCGCCGCGGGTACTCCACCAAGGCCGCGCGCCGGGCGCTGCTGCGCCGCTACGGGTTCCTGCTGCTCTTCGGCCTGATTCACCTGCTGTTCTTCCCGGGCGACATTCTCACCGGCTACGGCATCTGCGGCATGATCACAGCATTGTTGATTGGGCTCAGTGACCGGGCCATCCTGTGGATCGCCGGCGTCGTGCTGTTCCTCTGGTCCGGGTGGACGGCACTCGGCGGCACCGTGCTGTTGACCATGGGCCCGACCGCCTTCCGATTCGACTACTCGCTTATGCTGCCTGCGAATCCAGAGACCTACGCGGGCCAGCTGGAACACTCGCTGAATACGCTCCGGAGCCAGCCGTTCCTCGTGCCCTCCATCCTCCCGATGGTGCTGCTCGGGTTCGTGTGGGGGCGCAGCGACCTTATGGGCAACGTAGACAAACACGCCCGCAAACTGTGGGTGTGGGTGTGGGTCGCGGTGGCCGTGATCCTGCTCGTAGGGCTGCCGTGGGGCCTGGCCGCCGTGGGGGTGCTGCCCCGCGAACTTGAGATCGGGCTTTTCCTGTACAACCAGGCATTCGGCCGCCTGGCCGGTCCCGGCATCTTGGCCGCGGTGATTCTCGCCCTCCGGCCGGTCCAACGCCGCCTCGCCGCCGCGCCGGGCACGCCGCTCCCGGGCTGGCTGGCCGCATTCAACGCGCTGGGAAAGCGATCGCTGAGTGGCTACCTTGGTCAGACTGTGCTCTTCTTCATCCTCACCCCGCTGTTCATGCTCGGCGTCGGCCACAGCTGGGGCATCGGTGGCCAGATGCTCTTCGCCACCGCAGTCTGGCTGGTCACCCTCTTCGCCGCCTGGGCGATGGAGCGCCGCGGCGTCCCCGGCCCCTTCGAGGCTGTGCACCGCCGCCTCGCCTACGGCAAGGCCGGCGTACCCGAACGTTTCCAGCCGCGTGAGCTCGAGCGCGCATGA
- a CDS encoding PHB depolymerase family esterase, which translates to MTTFLLLTLPLTSCADVSEPVVPSPTTVVVEDGEDQVSVDKLSPATVEERTLDVGGVRRGYILSLPEGAHQRQRLPLIMVFHGYNEDAASVRKNSNMDRADAIVAYLEGVEKAWAPAPYAKTTGAQDLAFVDAVREQLAEEFSVDRARVFATGMSNGGGFAAYVGCQRPQDFTAVASVAAAFYQRVSEGCSAIPMKHIDFHGTEDRVIEYAGGHRHDTVYDSTAEMVEEGAQRNRCAPEPEVTQVTTGIVEERWLDCDAGMEHYRIEGGPHVWPGGAYDQSGTAPSGFATKRQLEFFGVGER; encoded by the coding sequence TTGACGACGTTCCTTTTGCTCACCCTCCCGCTCACCTCCTGCGCAGACGTCTCAGAGCCCGTCGTGCCCAGCCCTACCACGGTTGTGGTGGAGGATGGGGAGGATCAAGTGAGCGTCGACAAGCTGAGCCCTGCCACGGTGGAGGAGAGGACGCTGGACGTTGGCGGGGTGCGGCGCGGGTACATCCTCTCGCTGCCCGAGGGGGCGCATCAGCGGCAACGGCTGCCGCTGATCATGGTGTTCCACGGGTACAACGAGGATGCGGCGTCGGTGCGGAAGAATTCTAACATGGACCGTGCGGATGCGATCGTGGCGTACCTGGAGGGTGTGGAGAAGGCTTGGGCGCCGGCCCCGTACGCGAAGACGACTGGTGCGCAGGACCTTGCGTTTGTAGACGCGGTTCGTGAGCAATTGGCGGAGGAGTTTTCGGTGGACCGGGCGCGAGTGTTTGCCACCGGGATGTCCAACGGCGGCGGGTTCGCGGCATACGTGGGGTGTCAGCGACCGCAAGATTTCACGGCGGTGGCTTCAGTGGCCGCGGCGTTCTACCAGCGGGTGTCCGAGGGCTGCTCCGCGATCCCGATGAAGCACATCGACTTCCACGGCACTGAGGACCGGGTGATCGAGTACGCGGGCGGCCATCGCCATGACACGGTGTATGACTCCACAGCCGAAATGGTCGAGGAAGGGGCCCAGCGCAACCGGTGCGCTCCGGAACCGGAGGTGACGCAGGTGACCACTGGCATTGTGGAGGAGCGCTGGCTGGATTGCGACGCCGGCATGGAGCACTACCGCATCGAAGGCGGCCCCCACGTGTGGCCCGGCGGCGCGTACGACCAGTCCGGCACCGCCCCCAGCGGCTTTGCCACGAAGCGGCAGCTGGAGTTCTTCGGGGTCGGGGAGCGGTAG
- a CDS encoding zinc-dependent alcohol dehydrogenase, which produces MKALTWQGKRNVTVEEVPDPKIIEPTDVIIRVTSTAICGSDLHLYEVLGPYMDKGDVIGHEPMGIVEEVGPAVTNLKPGDRVVIPFTVSCGHCYMCERGLQSQCETTQVREYESGATLLGYSRLYGSLPGGQAEYLRVPHADYGPIKVPNVGEDERFLFLSDVLPTAWQGVKYADVPEGGTLAVLGLGPIGQMASRIGAHFGYRVIGVDPVSERRDMAARHGIEVLEGGDGVVDLLREMTDGRGPDSVLDAVGMEAHGSPVAGTAQAAVGLLPPALGRAAMETAGVDRLGALYTAIDAVRRGGTISLSGVYGGMKDPMPMMTLFDKQVQMRMGQCNVRNWTDDILPLVDDPSDPLGVLDLKTHTAPLDDAPEMYEKFQKKEDGCIKVVLKP; this is translated from the coding sequence ATGAAAGCACTCACCTGGCAAGGCAAGCGGAATGTGACCGTCGAGGAAGTTCCGGACCCCAAGATCATCGAACCTACTGATGTCATCATCCGCGTCACCTCCACCGCCATCTGTGGTTCTGACCTGCACCTCTACGAGGTTCTCGGCCCCTACATGGACAAGGGCGACGTGATCGGACACGAGCCGATGGGCATCGTCGAGGAGGTCGGCCCCGCAGTCACCAACCTCAAACCGGGCGACCGCGTAGTCATCCCCTTCACCGTCTCTTGCGGCCACTGCTACATGTGCGAGCGCGGCCTTCAGTCTCAGTGCGAGACCACGCAGGTTCGCGAGTACGAAAGCGGCGCCACCCTGCTCGGCTACTCCCGCCTCTACGGCTCGCTGCCCGGCGGTCAGGCCGAGTACCTGCGTGTCCCGCACGCCGACTACGGCCCCATCAAGGTCCCCAACGTCGGCGAGGACGAGCGCTTCCTGTTCCTATCCGACGTTCTTCCTACCGCCTGGCAGGGCGTCAAGTACGCCGATGTCCCTGAAGGCGGCACCCTCGCGGTGCTCGGTCTCGGCCCGATCGGGCAGATGGCTTCGCGCATCGGTGCCCACTTCGGCTACCGCGTTATCGGCGTCGACCCCGTCTCGGAGCGCCGCGACATGGCAGCCCGGCACGGCATCGAGGTCCTCGAGGGCGGCGACGGGGTTGTCGATTTGCTGCGCGAGATGACCGACGGCCGCGGGCCCGACTCCGTCCTCGACGCCGTCGGCATGGAAGCCCACGGCTCTCCCGTCGCCGGCACCGCTCAAGCTGCCGTCGGCCTGCTGCCTCCCGCACTAGGCCGCGCAGCCATGGAAACGGCTGGTGTGGACCGCCTCGGCGCGCTGTACACCGCTATCGATGCGGTGCGACGCGGTGGAACCATCTCACTCAGCGGTGTCTACGGCGGTATGAAGGACCCGATGCCGATGATGACGCTGTTTGACAAGCAGGTGCAGATGCGGATGGGCCAGTGCAACGTGCGCAACTGGACCGATGACATCCTTCCGCTGGTGGACGACCCGTCTGACCCCCTCGGCGTGCTCGACCTGAAGACACACACCGCACCGCTTGACGACGCGCCCGAGATGTACGAGAAGTTCCAGAAGAAGGAAGACGGCTGCATCAAGGTCGTCCTCAAGCCGTAA
- a CDS encoding DDE-type integrase/transposase/recombinase, with the protein MKASCEHFGLNPSTYKHACRRLKYPTSKRKAAAAAVIAVSKASNGIYGYRRILALCRQNGWTIGEKTVRAIMYEENLTPKSKRAMRYRSYKGENAHRPANKLLIGDLDEAAAADVVVSQGYSREARRRRAALEPDLVHDFYADKPNEKFGTDVTEFACRDGKVFFSPLIDFHDNLPVVYTMSTSPNAALTNTMLEAALATFQPGTKPVIHSDRGWAYRHPEWVGMLTDPTHDQAACDTCDPGKPCDNAWVAIPSLSRVGKSGDNARVEGFFGLLKRELYAAGINSEKMGTEDFMDYLETHLDWFVYERLTTHPGKGYTTLAERRALATAT; encoded by the coding sequence GTGAAAGCCAGCTGCGAGCACTTCGGGTTGAACCCGAGCACCTACAAGCATGCGTGCCGGCGGTTAAAGTACCCGACGTCGAAGCGCAAAGCTGCCGCAGCGGCGGTCATCGCGGTGTCGAAAGCGAGCAACGGCATCTACGGCTACCGCAGGATCTTGGCGCTGTGCAGGCAAAACGGGTGGACGATAGGTGAGAAAACAGTACGCGCCATCATGTACGAAGAAAACCTCACCCCGAAGTCCAAGCGCGCCATGAGGTACCGCTCCTACAAAGGAGAAAACGCCCACCGGCCGGCGAATAAGCTGCTCATCGGGGACCTGGATGAAGCAGCGGCCGCAGATGTCGTTGTCTCGCAGGGCTACTCGCGCGAAGCACGCAGGCGTCGCGCTGCCCTTGAGCCCGACTTGGTTCACGACTTCTACGCCGATAAACCGAACGAGAAGTTCGGCACCGACGTCACTGAGTTCGCCTGCCGAGACGGCAAGGTCTTCTTCAGCCCCCTGATCGACTTCCATGACAATCTGCCCGTCGTCTATACCATGAGCACCAGCCCGAACGCCGCGCTGACGAACACCATGCTGGAGGCTGCGTTGGCAACCTTCCAGCCCGGAACCAAGCCGGTCATCCACTCCGACCGCGGGTGGGCCTACCGCCACCCGGAATGGGTCGGCATGCTCACCGACCCCACCCACGACCAGGCAGCATGCGACACCTGCGACCCGGGCAAACCCTGCGACAACGCCTGGGTTGCAATCCCATCGTTGTCGCGAGTCGGCAAAAGCGGCGATAACGCCAGGGTGGAAGGATTCTTCGGCCTGCTCAAAAGGGAGCTCTACGCCGCCGGAATTAACTCCGAAAAGATGGGCACCGAGGACTTCATGGACTATCTTGAAACCCACCTGGACTGGTTCGTCTACGAAAGGCTCACCACACACCCAGGTAAGGGCTACACAACCCTGGCAGAGCGACGCGCTCTAGCCACAGCTACCTAA
- a CDS encoding transposase, with translation MSYPLAVRERAVELYGKGLEPQQVRARLREEGVDPVPSAASIWRWAVDAEHGVEVDHRRRSPSEIAAAVRAALTSPGSLREMSRQVGVSPATLSIWVRSFAPEEETRRGMSPEQLEQATLWRVEQHKRRPRKSASPQASKPSSAKAAKIASEQHVTQLDDAALPDDPEELKAMLRHERFLRLADRALFEAAMESEGKAPARRRSTAWSSLKLFSDSGRTDIK, from the coding sequence ATGAGTTATCCGTTGGCGGTTCGTGAGCGTGCCGTCGAGCTTTACGGCAAGGGTCTAGAGCCGCAGCAGGTACGCGCCCGTTTGCGTGAGGAAGGTGTCGATCCTGTTCCCTCGGCGGCGTCGATTTGGCGGTGGGCAGTTGATGCTGAGCACGGTGTTGAGGTGGATCATCGCCGGCGCAGCCCGAGTGAGATCGCCGCAGCGGTGCGGGCGGCATTGACCTCACCGGGGTCGCTGCGGGAGATGAGCCGGCAAGTTGGTGTGTCGCCGGCTACGTTGTCGATTTGGGTCCGCAGTTTCGCTCCTGAAGAAGAGACGCGGCGTGGGATGAGCCCTGAGCAGCTAGAGCAGGCGACACTGTGGCGTGTGGAACAACATAAACGCCGCCCGCGCAAAAGCGCATCGCCGCAAGCTTCCAAGCCGTCTAGCGCTAAGGCTGCCAAGATTGCCAGTGAGCAGCACGTGACGCAGCTCGATGATGCTGCGTTGCCGGATGATCCCGAAGAGCTTAAAGCGATGTTGCGCCACGAGCGGTTTTTACGGCTTGCGGATAGGGCCTTGTTCGAGGCTGCGATGGAGTCGGAGGGAAAAGCCCCAGCCCGGAGACGTTCGACAGCGTGGTCGTCGCTCAAGCTGTTCAGCGACTCCGGGCGCACGGATATCAAGTGA
- a CDS encoding YchJ family protein yields MAYEQCCGKYHAGLRAGGTAAGAPTAEALMRSRYSAFVMGDGEYVSATWAPETRPSSLEIDPAGEPFTRLVILDTAGGGLLDTEGVVEFAAFYSGGVQRERSRFVKRAGQWLYLDGVVR; encoded by the coding sequence TTGGCGTACGAGCAGTGCTGCGGGAAGTACCACGCGGGACTGCGCGCGGGTGGTACCGCTGCCGGCGCCCCGACGGCTGAAGCCCTCATGCGCTCGCGCTATTCCGCCTTTGTGATGGGCGACGGCGAGTACGTGAGCGCGACCTGGGCACCCGAGACTCGCCCCTCCTCGCTCGAGATCGATCCGGCGGGTGAGCCTTTCACCAGGCTGGTGATTCTGGATACGGCTGGCGGTGGCCTGCTGGATACCGAAGGCGTTGTCGAGTTCGCCGCCTTCTACTCCGGCGGAGTGCAACGGGAACGCTCCCGCTTTGTAAAGCGTGCCGGGCAGTGGCTCTACCTCGACGGGGTTGTTCGGTAA